CTTTATCTTTCAGCTTTCCTTCCCTCCCCACCTCAAACTACTATTATATAAATATACCTATTCAGTATTTTACACATTTTATGCACTGGCAACATACGTTATTCAATAGATGGAAACAACATAACACATGTCTACAATATGAATCTCCACAATGAGAATTTCTCATTCTTGCAGCATCCAGTAAAGAGGAAACAGGTATAGGGCTGCTTTCCTTCTACTACATTTACACCTATACTCTTCAAACCACTGAAGCGCATAACAGGAGGTACTTTCTCCTgtagcagttattagggcttcttcctttACCATTCACATATGAAGCATGAGAAGAATAACTGTACCTAGATTCGATTCCCTTAGCCTTTTCTCACAAATACAGACTGCTGAAAGTCTAACGTGTTCTTAGAATGTTTTCTGGAAGTGTAACGCCCTAAAAATGTATAATGGCATATCGTTAGCGAAATTTGAAGCTTTAAAATGGCTGATATTGTGAAAGTTGACTTTATTTTAATGCAATTTCATATTATTGAAGTAGTCACTACGAGAAAGTAGTCTGAACTTTCACTATTGATATACCTTTGCCTCGAACTCTTTAAACTGCCTCTCTCTTTCTTGCCTGTATTTCTCAATTTCTTCCTGTGCTTCTTCCTTGGCCTGTTTCAACCTGCGTGCTTTTCCTGCGAATGTAAAGGTGAAACTTCATTAACAAGCAAACGAGATAGTATACTACTTATTCTTTAAATTCAAACCATTCACTCAACCAATCGAGGTCACGCCCCCTTCAGTAAGGTGTTCTTGCTAAAATAAAGAGACAAAAAAATCTCAAAAGTTTGCACGACGGTATTTCTCATTTTTACTTACGTTTCCTCGCTTCTGAAACCTTCTCTGCAGCTCTTTTTTCAGCTGCTAGGAGCTGTTGAATTCCCTGTGTCTGGCTTGCCATTTTCCTGCACTTACAGATCGATCATATGACTCAAAGAGATATAAAGCAGCATAATCGTTCCTTGTTTCAACAATGTACGGCGCTACA
This genomic interval from Schistocerca serialis cubense isolate TAMUIC-IGC-003099 chromosome 8, iqSchSeri2.2, whole genome shotgun sequence contains the following:
- the LOC126416580 gene encoding V-type proton ATPase subunit G encodes the protein MASQTQGIQQLLAAEKRAAEKVSEARKRKARRLKQAKEEAQEEIEKYRQERERQFKEFEAKHMGSREDRAAQIEAETKVKIAEMEKSVNQRKEKLIERILELVYDIKPELHKNFRAAK